One genomic segment of Vespa velutina chromosome 10, iVesVel2.1, whole genome shotgun sequence includes these proteins:
- the LOC124952586 gene encoding speckle-type POZ protein isoform X2: MCPVGYNSEYEEVALGNLDNLFSTSTGPELSRVRMALARLAVSDCAPQTSRVSSNLHSSSSMAVSRVPSPPPPEVNTPVAENWCYTQVKVVKFSYMWTINNFSFCREEMGEVLKSSTFSAGANDKLKWCLRVNPKGLDEESKDYLSLYLLLVSCNKSEVRAKFKFSILNAKREETKAMESQRAYRFVQGKDWGFKKFIRRDFLLDEANGLLPDDKLTIFCEVYTFVSVVADSVNISGQSNTIQFKVPDCRLPDDLGLLFENQKFSDVTLTVCGREFQAHKAILAARSPVFSAMFEHEMEERKQNRVDITDVDHEVLREMLRFIYTGKASNLEKMADDLLAAADKYALERLKVMCEEALCGSLAIENAADILILADLHSADQLKAQAIDFINTHATDVMDTAGFKSMVNSHPHLIAEAFRALATQQIPPIGPPRKRVKQS, encoded by the exons ACTTGCGGTGAGCGACTGTGCGCCCCAAACGTCGCGGGTCAGCTCGAATTTGCACAGCAGCAGTAGTATGGCAGTAAGCCGCGTTCCGAGCCCACCGCCGCCGGAAGTGAACACCCCTGTTGCCGAGAATTGGTGTTACACACAG GTGAAGGTGGTCAAATTCAGCTACATGTGGACGATAAATAACTTCAGCTTCTGCCGTGAGGAAATGGGAGAAGTTCTCAAGTCGTCCACCTTTTCGGCTGGAGCCAACGACAAATTGAAATG GTGCCTAAGAGTGAACCCTAAGGGTCTGGACGAGGAGAGCAAAGACTACCTGTCCCTGTACCTCCTTCTTGTTTCCTGCAATAAATCAGAAGTCAGGGCAAAGttcaaattttctattcttaatGCCAAAAGGGAAGAAACCAAAGCAATGG AGAGTCAACGAGCGTACAGGTTCGTTCAGGGTAAAGATTGGGGCTTTAAAAAGTTCATTAGGAGAGATTTTCTATTGGACGAAGCCAATGGGCTCTTGCCGGACGATAAACTCACGATATTCTGTGAGGTATATACCTTt gTCAGTGTGGTCGCAGACAGCGTTAACATTTCCGGACAAAGTAACACGATACAGTTCAAAGTACCGGACTGTCGGTTGCCCGACGATCTTGGTCTTTTATTTGAAAACCAAAAATTCAGCGACGTCACGCTGACCGTTTGTGGAAGGGAATTTCAGGCGCACAAAGCCATTCTCGCGG CACGAAGTCCCGTTTTTTCGGCGATGTTCGAACACGAAATGGAGGAGAGGAAACAAAATCGGGTGGACATTACCGACGTTGATCACGAAGTGCTGCGGGAAATgttaagatttatatataccgGGAAAGCGTCGAATCTTGAAAAAATGGCGGACGATCTTTTAGCAGCGGCGGATAAGTATGCCCTGGAGAGGCTAAAGGTAATGTGCGAGGAAGCACTTTGTGGGAGTTTGGCCATTGAAAATGCAGCGGACATTCTTATACTCGCCGATTTACATAGTGCTGATCAACTTAAAGCCCAGGCCATAGATTTCATTAATAC ACATGCGACAGACGTAATGGATACAGCGGGATTTAAGTCTATGGTAAATTCCCATCCGCATCTGATAGCCGAAGCCTTCCGTGCGTTAGCCACTCAACAAATTCCACCTATCGGACCACCAAGGAAACGAGTGAAACAGAGCTGA
- the LOC124952586 gene encoding speckle-type POZ protein isoform X3, whose product MCPVGYNSEYEEVALGNLDNLFSTSTGPELSRVRMALARLAVSDCAPQTSRVSSNLHSSSSMAVSRVPSPPPPEVNTPVAENWCYTQVKVVKFSYMWTINNFSFCREEMGEVLKSSTFSAGANDKLKWCLRVNPKGLDEESKDYLSLYLLLVSCNKSEVRAKFKFSILNAKREETKAMESQRAYRFVQGKDWGFKKFIRRDFLLDEANGLLPDDKLTIFCEVSVVADSVNISGQSNTIQFKVPDCRLPDDLGLLFENQKFSDVTLTVCGREFQAHKAILAARSPVFSAMFEHEMEERKQNRVDITDVDHEVLREMLRFIYTGKASNLEKMADDLLAAADKYALERLKVMCEEALCGSLAIENAADILILADLHSADQLKAQAIDFINTHATDVMDTAGFKSMVNSHPHLIAEAFRALATQQIPPIGPPRKRVKQS is encoded by the exons ACTTGCGGTGAGCGACTGTGCGCCCCAAACGTCGCGGGTCAGCTCGAATTTGCACAGCAGCAGTAGTATGGCAGTAAGCCGCGTTCCGAGCCCACCGCCGCCGGAAGTGAACACCCCTGTTGCCGAGAATTGGTGTTACACACAG GTGAAGGTGGTCAAATTCAGCTACATGTGGACGATAAATAACTTCAGCTTCTGCCGTGAGGAAATGGGAGAAGTTCTCAAGTCGTCCACCTTTTCGGCTGGAGCCAACGACAAATTGAAATG GTGCCTAAGAGTGAACCCTAAGGGTCTGGACGAGGAGAGCAAAGACTACCTGTCCCTGTACCTCCTTCTTGTTTCCTGCAATAAATCAGAAGTCAGGGCAAAGttcaaattttctattcttaatGCCAAAAGGGAAGAAACCAAAGCAATGG AGAGTCAACGAGCGTACAGGTTCGTTCAGGGTAAAGATTGGGGCTTTAAAAAGTTCATTAGGAGAGATTTTCTATTGGACGAAGCCAATGGGCTCTTGCCGGACGATAAACTCACGATATTCTGTGAG gTCAGTGTGGTCGCAGACAGCGTTAACATTTCCGGACAAAGTAACACGATACAGTTCAAAGTACCGGACTGTCGGTTGCCCGACGATCTTGGTCTTTTATTTGAAAACCAAAAATTCAGCGACGTCACGCTGACCGTTTGTGGAAGGGAATTTCAGGCGCACAAAGCCATTCTCGCGG CACGAAGTCCCGTTTTTTCGGCGATGTTCGAACACGAAATGGAGGAGAGGAAACAAAATCGGGTGGACATTACCGACGTTGATCACGAAGTGCTGCGGGAAATgttaagatttatatataccgGGAAAGCGTCGAATCTTGAAAAAATGGCGGACGATCTTTTAGCAGCGGCGGATAAGTATGCCCTGGAGAGGCTAAAGGTAATGTGCGAGGAAGCACTTTGTGGGAGTTTGGCCATTGAAAATGCAGCGGACATTCTTATACTCGCCGATTTACATAGTGCTGATCAACTTAAAGCCCAGGCCATAGATTTCATTAATAC ACATGCGACAGACGTAATGGATACAGCGGGATTTAAGTCTATGGTAAATTCCCATCCGCATCTGATAGCCGAAGCCTTCCGTGCGTTAGCCACTCAACAAATTCCACCTATCGGACCACCAAGGAAACGAGTGAAACAGAGCTGA
- the LOC124952098 gene encoding huntingtin-interacting protein K: protein MADEDVNGDSDEQQQEKSQKKAAKYDSGAADLERVTDYAEEKEISSSDGFSCALSIIGDRRNKEAAEKKAKEKELLKVSIKKEDVDLIMKEMEINRNLAEQTLREHRGDVVEALITLTN from the exons aTGGCGGATGAAGATGTAAATGGAGATTCGGATGAACAGCAACAGGAAAAGTCACAGAAAAAGGCAGCAAAATATGACAGCGGTGCTGCAGACTTGGAAAGAGTTACCGATTACgcggaagaaaaggaaatatccTCATCTGACGGATTTTCATGT GCACTCAGTATAATTGGTGATCGTCGTAATAAAGAAGCTGCTGAAAAGAAAGCTAAGGAGAAAGAACTTCTTAAGGTTTCaatcaaaaaagaagatgtTGATCTCATA atGAAGGAAATGGAAATTAATCGTAATTTAGCTGAACAAACGCTCAGAGAACACAGGGGAGACGTTGTAGAAGCTCTGATTACACTTACGAACTGA
- the LOC124952096 gene encoding J domain-containing protein CG6693 isoform X2 has product MANLLDLCEKYFGSRNFYEVLKISTDADDKQVKKAYHKLSLLVHPDRVEENIKAEATEKFKVLGRIHSILSDSEKRKIYNESGQYDEESEEVIMRNWADYWKTLFKPITEETISNYEKTYKGSEIEIKDLKRAYMDGKGDMDYILVVVPFSNCEEEPRYHTIIAKLIEAGEVPEYKAFTEESEKKKLRRRRKWAKEAMEAERLNKMQKIEDEENAAANDLALAIQNRNRERADQANNFFDSLIDKYAKKASKTTTNKKKVTTTKKATKKLTSMQNIKKTKRKT; this is encoded by the exons atggcTAATTTGTTAGATCTCTGCGAGAAATATTTCGGTTCGCGAAATTTTTATGAAGTGTTAAAAATATCGACGGATGCGGATGACAAACAGG tGAAAAAAGCTTATCACAAGCTATCTTTGCTGGTGCATCCGGATCGTGTAGAGGAAAATATCAAGGCTGAAGCTACGGAAAAATTTAAAGTACTTGGTAGAATTCATTCTATACTTAGTGATtcagaaaaacgaaaaatctaTAATGAGTCCGGTCAATATGACGAAGAAAGTGAAGAGGTTATTATGCGCAATTGGGCTGATTATTGGAAGACATTGTTCAAGCCAATTACTGAAGAGACTATCAGTAACTACGAAAAGACGTATAAAGGTTctgaaattgaaataaaggATTTAAAAAGAGCATACATGGATG gTAAAGGCGACATGGATTACATTTTGGTGGTTGTACCTTTTAGTAATTGCGAGGAAGAACCAAGATACCATACGATCATAGCTAAATTAATAGAAGCCGGTGAAGTACCTGAATACAAAGCTTTCACGGAGGAaagcgaaaagaagaaattacgtAGGAGAAGAAAG TGGGCCAAAGAAGCCATGGAAGCTGAACGATTGAACAAAATGCAAAAAatcgaagacgaagaaaacgCAGCTGCTAATGATTTAGCATTGGCAATTCAAAATCGTAATAGGGAACGGGCCGATCAGgctaataatttctttgattcTTTGATCGACAAGTATGCCAAAAAGGCGTCCAAAACAACTACGAACAAGAAGAAGgttacgacgacgaagaaagcGACGAAAAAATTGACGTCCATgcaaaatattaagaaaacaaagagaaagacttaa
- the LOC124952096 gene encoding serine/threonine-protein kinase phg2 isoform X1: MDTVVFGFILLTVFMSVGGAAGTCEHVKNEDMLEYSCVGGHPVDLYSLPTEIEKIRINKMKIPIITADMFSRFGSNLWVLACSHCDILDIEPTAFQSLINLQQLSLDDNHLTTVKGSWFKGLNYLTYLDLNYNQITTIEDEVYENLPNLVDFRLSGNRFECLNIKAMENLKELKRIFLSENKEFKCPNAISKFLEDRDVNFSKDPEWKDFDEISIDDNNNNSNNNNNNNNDNNNNNNMTEVIDQTETSIVSSSTPDYWKRIYFPSIAVTTEDTRSFERTSMPESIRYPLYAPISVTTSDYNDRISQFSSVDSSSFVTTTDRPEASRYQTSIADPNHSYMTTTTQQQSFRYPSIQPWPKTIKEDEITMNSEYHEQFDTSDEVIGTSSLASSPTDRETLSSMLDPKNILSTQPPEDYYTQNEILIEPNYPLPNPTFDSLPNAIFDPLPNPTLEPQFDENDIETIKTDDVRYTTRPYVPPPIPPQIVQPAAPGDFLQVPYYEPTVTIRRPLSPEVIQNYEQQQQQQEQSTITVVETTTDKPFPECPKSSSLSIELTTNTLFFLTFLLNIIVQRI, encoded by the coding sequence atggataCCGTCGTATTCGGATTCATACTTTTAACAGTTTTCATGAGTGTCGGAGGTGCAGCAGGAACGTGTGAACACgtgaaaaatgaagatatgTTGGAATATTCTTGCGTCGGAGGACATCCTGTGGATTTGTATTCGTTACCAacggaaatagaaaagatacgtatcaacaaaatgaaaattccGATTATAACCGCGGATATGTTTTCACGATTTGGCTCTAATCTTTGGGTCTTAGCTTGTTCGCACTGTGACATATTGGATATCGAACCAACCGCTTTTCAATCCTTAATAAATCTTCAACAATTGAGTTTGGACGATAATCATTTAACCACCGTCAAAGGATCTTGGTTCAAAGGATTGAATTATCTAACGTATTTGGATTTAAATTACAATCAAATAACGACGATCGAAGACGAGGTTTATGAGAATTTGCCGAATCTCGTGGACTTTCGATTATCCGGCAATCGGTTCGagtgtttaaatataaaagcgaTGGAAAATTTGAAGGaattaaagagaatatttctcagtgaaaataaagaatttaaatgtCCAAACGCTATCAGTAAATTTCTCGAGGATCGTGACGTTAATTTTAGTAAAGATCCAGAATGGAAGGATTTCGATGAAATCtcgatcgatgataataataataatagtaataacaataataataataataatgataataataataataataatatgaccGAAGTAATAGATCAAACAGAAACTTCTATCGTTTCGTCATCAACGCCAGATTATTGgaagagaatttattttccttcgattGCCGTGACTACCGAAGATACGAGATCATTTGAGCGTACATCAATGCCCGAAAGCATACGTTATCCATTATATGCGCCGATTAGCGTAACCACGtccgattataatgatagaaTATCTCAATTCTCATCGGTCGATTCTTCTTCATTCGTCACAACGACTGATAGACCGGAAGCATCACGATATCAAACATCAATCGCTGATCCTAATCATTCTTACATGACAACGACAACGCAACAACAATCTTTTAGATATCCATCAATCCAACCTTGGCCGAAAACTATCAAAGAAGATGAAATAACCATGAACAGTGAATATCATGAACAATTTGACACTTCCGACGAAGTAATTGGGACGTCCTCTTTGGCTTCAAGCCCAACTGATCGAGAAACCTTGTCTTCTATGTTAGatccaaaaaatattttatcaacgCAACCACCTGAAGATTATTATACACAGAATGAGATACTCATAGAACCAAATTATCCGCTTCCAAATCCAACCTTTGATTCGCTTCCTAATGCAATCTTTGATCCGCTTCCTAATCCAACCCTTGAACCGCAATTCGATGAGAATGATATCGAAACTATTAAAACTGACGATGTACGTTATACTACGAGACCTTACGTACCACCGCCGATACCACCTCAGATCGTTCAACCTGCTGCACCTGGCGATTTTCTTCAAGTTCCTTATTACGAACCCACTGTTACCATAAGACGGCCATTATCACCGGAGGTGATACAAAATTacgaacaacaacaacaacaacaagaacaatcAACAATTACAGTGGTAGAAACCACTACGGATAAACCATTTCCCGAGTGTCCAAAAAGTTCATCGCTGTCGATCGAATTGACAACTAAcacccttttctttcttacttttctattaaatatcatcGTGCAGAGAATTTAG